In one window of Synchiropus splendidus isolate RoL2022-P1 chromosome 15, RoL_Sspl_1.0, whole genome shotgun sequence DNA:
- the mtfr2 gene encoding mitochondrial fission regulator 2, which produces MSLLEDALHLMRAVLEYFGVPPEMLVPVWDSQLCGQYRSIVRMIGTNLPLTPMPRVHFQLPLLTGMLQGNDDITVDKPAIPTFADVLWVFEDEGDSCAKTRNYLPPKKQISVKKDALRCPKGPVNQTHRGRKPAKPKLGCEDIKKITALESELLKLQAQIAMIVTAAATSGLNVSQTLPASPAMSPGPSLSPRITSTPRATAPPPPPPPPPPLPPSFSFSTETPLVTELIQLRRKNLDKAQIKAEVSEKKGAPSMLDILKDLNQVKLKAVERSPGGTPVNRRRSKGISALQNDPAALIAEALKRKFALHRHNCSSDKENSIDLSPFGSPDVPKSTQHTRRSQGRIHL; this is translated from the exons ATGTCTCTATTAGAAGACGCGCTGCATTTGATGCGTGCAGTGCTGGAGTATTTTGGAGTTCCTCCAGAAATG TTGGTTCCAGTGTGGGACAGTCAGCTGTGCGGTCAATACCGCAGCATTGTTCGGATGATCGGGACAAACCTGCCTCTGACACCTATGCCACGAGTGCACTTTCAG ctccctctcctcactggcatgtTGCAAGgtaatgatgacatcaccgtgGATAAACCTGCAATCCCCACCTTTGCTGATGTGCTTTGGGtatttgaggatgaaggtgacagCTGTGCCAAAACCAG GAACTATTTACCTCCAAAGAAGCAAATATCAGTTAAAAAGGATGCGCTCAGATGTCCTAAGGGGCCCGTGAATCAAACCCACCGAGGAAGAAAGCCTGCGAAGCCAAAACTTGGCTGTGAAGACATAAAGAAGATCACAGCACTGGAGAGCGAACTCCTCAAACTGCAGGCTCAGATTGCAATGattgtcactgctgctgctacttCAG GCCTGAATGTGTCCCAGACTCTTCCCGCCTCACCAGCGATGTCACCCGGTCCATCGTTGTCACCCAGAATCACATCCACACCACGCGCTAcagcacctccacctccacctccaccccctcctcctcttcctccctcattcAGCTTCAGCACAGAGACGCCATTGGTGACGGAGCTGATCCAGCTACGGAGAAAGAATCTGGACAAGGCTCAGATCAAGGCCGAGGTTTCTGAGAAGAAAGGCGCACCCTCCATGTTGGACATTCTCAAGGACTTAAACCAAGTTAAACTCAAAGCAGTTGAGAG ATCGCCAGGGGGCACTCCAGTCAACAGAAGGCGCAGTAAGGGAATTTCAGCGCTGCAAAACGACCCCGCTGCTCTCATTGCAGAAGCGCTGAAGAGAAAATTTGCTCTCCATCGCCACAACTGTTCTTCAGACAAAGAGAACTCAATAGACCTCTCACCATTCGGGAGCCCAGATGTCCCAAAG AGCACCCAACATACCAGGAGGAGCCAGGGCCGCATCCATCTGTGA
- the armc1l gene encoding armadillo repeat containing 1, like codes for MMDALSVVSQLRDLASEPQNREAIVQDQGCLPGLVLFLDHQSPEVLFATLQTLRYLAELTPNIPTMQNELGMMVSLENLMEKHGLSVDITSLAKEVYGILKAPPRPTPCTPERQRRKKPQFFINSTNRKAKCVTLQIQGLDTADQRGLCEQALLKVRGVISFTFQMASKRCTVRIRSDLTTESLGSAIAATKVLSAQQVVKNEAGEEVFIPLCPSEVEVQQNSAIPDYLPEEEESPDRNDDRAISRTNAKEDPSGSWLNAAASFLTKTFYW; via the exons ATGATGGACGCACTGTCTGTGGTGAGCCAGCTCCGGGATCTTGCCTCAGAGCCACAGAACCGGGAAGCCATTGTCCAGGATCAGGGATGTCTACCTGGGCTGGTTCTTTTCCTGGACCATCAGTCTCCAGAAGTGCTTTTCGCTACATTGCAG ACACTCCGCTATTTGGCCGAACTCACCCCCAACATTCCCACAATGCAGAATGAACTTGGGATGATGGTGAGCCTGGAGAACCTGATGGAAAA ACATGGTCTGTCAGTTGACATCACGTCCTTGGCCAAAGAAGTCTATGGCATCCTGAAAGCACCACCTCGACCCACCCCCTGCACACCAGAAAGACAGAGGCGGAAGAAGCCTCAGTTCTTCATCAACTCCACCAACAGGAAGGCGAAGTGTGTGACTCTTCAAATTCAGGGTCTGGACACGGCA GACCAGCGAGGTTTGTGTGAGCAAGCTCTGTTGAAGGTTCGAGGAGTGATCAGCTTCACGTTCCAGATGGCATCTAAGAGATGCACTGTCAGGATACGATCAGATCTCACcactgag AGCCTGGGCTCAGCTATTGCTGCCACTAAGGTGCTGtcagctcagcaggtggtgaagaacgaggcaggagaggag GTCTTCATCCCTCTGTGTCCGTCCGAAGTTGAGGTCCAGCAGAACTCTGCTATCCCAGATTACCttccagaagaagaggaaagtcCAGACAGAAATGATGACCGGGCCATCTCACGCACCAACGCCAAGGAAGACCCGAGCGGTAGCTGGCTGAACGCTGCGGCTAGTTTCCTCACCAAGACCTTCTACTGGTGA